A stretch of DNA from Streptomyces sp. NBC_01197:
GTACATTCCGCCCGTCTCGGGGATCCCCACCGTGCCCTGCAGAATCCGCGCCACATGGAAGTGCAGATGCGTGGGCGGCCCCTCCTCGCGCGGGGCAGCGGTGAACACAGCGGAGAAATCACTCAGGCGGGCCGAGTCCGCCAGGACCTCCGACACCCGCTGCCTCCAGACGGCTTCGGGAGCCAGCCGACCGGTGATGACTGCACCACCGGCGACCACGGTCAGAGACATCTGATTGCTGGCCCCGGACTCCACCAGGGCGGCGACCTCAACAAGCAGTTCGTCAGGCTTCGACATGAGAGACGATTTTAATCACCGGCCGTCCGGTCGGCTCAAGCGGTGGTGCTCCATGGAGGAAGCAAGAAGTGGAGCTCTCCGGCCAGGTCCATGCGCCCGAAGGCCTGGTGCCCGTCCTGCGGTGCGTCCTGCGGTGCGTCTCGGCGGTCCGGCCGGCCCCTTCCCGTAATGGTCAGAACCACCCTCGCGCATGGCGTAGAGTTGGGTTTACCGACGCGGGGTGGAGCAGCTCGGTAGCTCGCTGGGCTCATAACCCAGAGGTCGCAGGTTCAAATCCTGTCCCCGCTACTCAGGATCGAAGGCCCAGCACATCACGTGCTGGGCCTTCGGTCGTTTCTCACCGCTGCCGCCCGGCCGGTCCCCGCTTCCCCCACTTGGCCGACGCCGAATCGCAGACCGGCGCGGGTGCGGCCAGCCTGGTGGGGCGCGGTACCGTCCGCCGCTTTGTGGACCGGGCAGGAGGGTACTGGTGGGGCAGCGAGAGGACTCGGGCTGGGCGCGTAGGTTCGTCCGGGTGCTGCCCGCCGTGCTGATCGTGGGCGGTGTGGTCTTCGACCAGCTGACGCCGGCCGCGTTCACGGCTGCCCCGTTCTTCGTCGCCGCGCCGGTGATCGCCGCCCCGCTCTTCTCGTACCGGGCCACGCTGCTCACGGGGATCGTCGCGGTGCTGGCCGTCGTGGGGCTGCATGGCTACGACGACACCTCGGCCAAGGCCTCGGCGATCACGGAGCTCATCACCGTCGTGACGCTGTCGGTCGTCGCCCTCGTCATCAACCGCGTCATCCGGGTCAGTGGCGAAGAGCTCGCGTCGGCGCGCGTGGTGGCGGAGACCGCGCAGCGTGCTGTGCTGCCGGTGCCTTCCGAACGGATCGCCGGGCTGCACATCGCGGCGCGGTACGAGGCGGCGCAGGCAGGCACCTTCATCGGCGGCGATCTCTTCGCCGTGCAGGACACCCCGTACGGGGTCCGGCTGGTGGTGGGTGACGTGCGGGGCAAGGGGCTCGGCGCCGTCGAGGCGGTGGCCGTGGTGATCGGGGCCTTCCGGGAAGCTGCCGAGCAGGAGGTGACGATCGAACAGGTCGCCCAGCGGCTGGAGCGTGCGCTGACCCGTGAAGGCGTACGACGGGAGGGACTTGACGCCTTCGAGGGGTTCACCACGGCGGCGCT
This window harbors:
- a CDS encoding PP2C family protein-serine/threonine phosphatase, with product MADRRGCGQPGGARYRPPLCGPGRRVLVGQREDSGWARRFVRVLPAVLIVGGVVFDQLTPAAFTAAPFFVAAPVIAAPLFSYRATLLTGIVAVLAVVGLHGYDDTSAKASAITELITVVTLSVVALVINRVIRVSGEELASARVVAETAQRAVLPVPSERIAGLHIAARYEAAQAGTFIGGDLFAVQDTPYGVRLVVGDVRGKGLGAVEAVAVVIGAFREAAEQEVTIEQVAQRLERALTREGVRREGLDAFEGFTTAALAEIPRGDQGRIRLLNRGHPEPLLLYADGGIHVLRPTDPALPLGLADLAAWPDRADETEFPPGATLLLYTDGLSEARNAQGAFYEPQKRLRGRIFSGPDELLTAVTDDVRRHTGGRSTDDMALLAVGRPGLGQPDRRRTVGIVHREQHDA